A genomic window from Yarrowia lipolytica chromosome 1D, complete sequence includes:
- a CDS encoding uncharacterized protein (Compare to YALI0D24816g, no similarity): MQPTTVRALQASRMMAMRPSTLLRASATLGHTTPSVPKVSLKFESPKMPEGTPVQTHINPFVKHPVSFVPHAQDFKRTVGNIVPWALFLFTFFSWTFIYKWYNHATYGRASAVEHKHPTPDVWYKKYTSWFN; this comes from the coding sequence ATGCAGCCCACCACCGTCCGAGCTCTTCAGGCCTCCAGAATGATGGCCATGCGACCCTCGACTCTGCTTCGAGCCTCTGCCACTCTGGGACACACTACTCCTTCCGTGCCCAAGGTTTCTCTCAAGTTCGAGAGCCCCAAGATGCCCGAAGGAACCCCCGTCCAGACCCACATTAACCCCTTTGTCAAACACCCTGTTTCTTTCGTTCCCCACGCCCAGGACTTCAAGCGAACCGTGGGAAACATTGTTCCCTGGGCCCTTTTTCTGTTCACCTTTTTCTCCTGGAccttcatctacaagtgGTACAACCATGCCACCTACGGACGAGCGTCGGCCGTCGAGCACAAGCACCCTACCCCTGACGTTTGGTACAAGAAGTACACCTCTTGGTTCAACTAG
- a CDS encoding uncharacterized protein (Compare to YALI0D24772g, weakly similar to uniprot|P46996 Saccharomyces cerevisiae YJL163C Hypothetical 61.5 kDa protein in TPK1- CCW7 intergenic region), with the protein MSVPDPTNALETTPLNPFHNPWREQSPWRIIRPLSVAFLATAIAGVIGPNFLLATLCKHYYDGREGLDPDSLTISNPLCQISHLQVQAGTNQSRLNLCRNVVALIVFPRLSAWSDRRGRKPILKIAAGFTLVSLTLQWCVQHFWRWFPVPTFILAGCLDLSAVVFQLGVLAIADSTCRRTVNTSYLFVASYLFTALGSYVGSELAKRGLSTLAAVYVPLYLVFFIWTWFVSETLPYSERDKATEVHNEKTDSRRKTLLYYGNPLQPLAALLSPAHRRIKIAMVIFAAACALEDTFYQTSQYVTLLYIEYRFKWTSIQLGKMQAASAAVSLVMVCIAPFILRELEKRRNPVTQDIHVLRTAAFWTASLATIKALAGSVAPFVVAHVLLGLRAVADSPHKSVAMALAPSAAAGQVLGALEMAVTLVKIPASTVLVRMYSWTVYTNPAAVLWIICFGEWIAFAFFLALWV; encoded by the coding sequence ATGAGCGTGCCGGATCCGACCAATGCGCTGGAAACCACGCCACTGAACCCGTTCCACAATCCCTGGAGAGAACAGTCGCCATGGCGGATCATCCGACCGCTCTCTGTGGCGTTTCTGGCGACCGCGATAGCCGGGGTTATCGGCCCCAATTTTCTGCTGGCGACTCTGTGCAAACACTACTACGACGGGCGGGAGGGCCTTGACCCGGATTCCCTCACCATTTCCAACCCGCTGTGCCAAATATCGCACCTTCAAGTGCAGGCGGGCACCAACCAGAGCAGACTCAATCTGTGCCGAAATGTGGTTGCTCTGATAGTTTTCCCGCGGCTGAGTGCGTGGAGTGACCGTCGGGGACGCAAGCCGATCCTCAAAATTGCCGCCGGATTCACCCTGGTATCGCTGACCCTACAATGGTGCGTGCAGCATTTTTGGAGGTGGTTCCCTGTACCCACCTTTATTCTCGCCGGTTGTCTGGACCTGTCGGCGGTGGTGTTTCAGCTGGGAGTCCTGGCCATTGCAGATTCCACTTGTAGACGCACAGTCAATACGTCGTATCTGTTTGTGGCCTCCTATCTCTTCACAGCTCTGGGTTCTTACGTAGGCTCCGAGCTGGCTAAAAGAGGCCTCTCCACCCTCGCAGCCGTTTACGTGCCGCTGTACCTAGTCTTTTTCATCTGGACGTGGTTTGTTTCCGAGACCTTGCCCTACTCGGAACGAGACAAGGCCACAGAAGTGCACAACGAAAAGACAGACTCCAGAAGAAAGACGCTGCTGTACTACGGCAACCCGCTGCAACCGCTGGCGGCTCTTCTGAGCCCGGCGCATCGCCGCATCAAGATCGCCATGGTCATTTTCGCAGCTGCTTGTGCTCTGGAAGACACTTTTTACCAGACATCGCAGTACGTGACTCTGCTCTACATCGAGTACAGATTCAAGTGGACCAGCATCCAGCTGGGCAAGATGCAGGCCGCGTCGGCAGCCGTGTCGCTGGTCATGGTCTGTATTGCTCCCTTCATTCTCCGAGAGCTGGAAAAGCGAAGAAACCCCGTCACCCAAGATATCCACGTGCTGAGAACCGCGGCATTCTGGACCGCCTCTCTGGCGACCATCAAGGCGCTGGCGGGCTCGGTGGCTCCGTTTGTCGTTGCCCACGTGCTTCTGGGACTCAGAGCCGTCGCCGATTCGCCCCACAAGTCCGTAGCCATGGCCCTAGCGCCCTCGGCGGCCGCAGGACAGGTTTTGGGGGCTTTGGAGATGGCCGTGACACTGGTGAAGATTCCCGCCAGCACTGTTTTGGTCCGCATGTACTCCTGGACGGTGTACACCAACCCTGCTGCGGTTCTCTGGATCATTTGTTTCGGAGAGTGGATTGCTTTTGCCTTCTTTTTGGCCCTGTGGGTGTAA